From the Mycoplasmatota bacterium genome, one window contains:
- the yjcZ gene encoding sporulation protein YjcZ — MYGYGYGYGYGYGYRCNSYAIVLVLFILLVIIGCTCCSYGGHHK; from the coding sequence ATGTACGGATATGGATACGGATATGGATATGGATATGGTTATAGATGTAATTCTTATGCAATTGTATTAGTCTTGTTTATATTATTAGTAATTATCGGTTGTACTTGTTGTAGTTATGGTGGACATCATAAATGA
- a CDS encoding RidA family protein: MEKEVIFTNNAPKAIGPYSQAIKVNNMLFVSGQIALDPETMELVSNDVVAQTHQVLKNIKAILKEAGFELNDVVKTSIFIKDMNDFGRINEVYGQYFDTHKPARATVEVSRLPKDVKVEIELIAVL, encoded by the coding sequence ATGGAGAAAGAAGTTATTTTTACAAATAATGCACCGAAAGCAATCGGACCTTATTCACAAGCTATTAAAGTAAATAATATGTTATTTGTTTCAGGTCAAATTGCCTTAGACCCTGAAACAATGGAACTTGTTTCAAATGATGTGGTAGCACAAACGCATCAAGTATTAAAAAATATAAAAGCCATACTAAAAGAAGCAGGTTTTGAATTAAATGATGTCGTTAAAACATCAATATTTATTAAGGATATGAATGATTTTGGACGTATTAATGAGGTGTATGGTCAGTATTTTGATACTCATAAACCAGCACGAGCAACTGTTGAGGTATCAAGACTTCCTAAAGA